CCGCGCGACGCGTCCGCCCGCGCCCACGGCCCAGCCCGCGTCCGGCGCCGCGAAGCCGACCGCGTGGAAGCCGGCCGTGTCGATGGGCATCCACGTCGCTCCATCATCTACCGACCAGCTCGATCCGCCTGGCCCCACCGCAACCACCGTGGGACGGCGCGCGCCCGGGACGTAGACGACGCCCTCGCGCACGCCGGGCGGCATCACCCGTCCGCCGGCCATCCACGTGCGGCCGCCGTCGGTGCTGCGGGCCGCGTCGCCGCCCTCACGCTCGCGGCGGTAGTCGCCGCCCACGGCCACGCCCGTGCCCCCGTCGCGGAAGGCGGCCGAGAACGCGCCGGAAGTCTCGTTGCCCGCGAACGGCAGCTCGGCCACGCTCCACGTACGCCCGCGGTCGGGCGTGTGGAGCACGCGCGCGACGCGGCCGCCGCCCGTGGCGATCCACGCGTCGGACGAGCCGTGGACGCTGACCGCGGTGCCGCTCGCCGCGAACGCCGCCTCGCCCGCCAGCGGAGCGGGGATGCTCTCCGGCGGCACGCGCGTCCAGGTCCGACCGCCATCTCCCGTGGTGACGATGAGGAAGTGGCCGTCCACGGGGTCGCTGAACGCGATGCCGTTGCGCGCGTCCCAGAACGCCATGCCGTCGAAGAAGGCGGCGGGCGCATCTTCCGTGTGCACCACGGTCCAGCGCCGTCCGCCATCTTCCGTGCGGTAGATGCGCGCCGGCTGCCCCGCCGTGAGCAGCACCGCCGTGCGCTCATCGAACGCTTGCACGTCGCGGAAGTCGAGCTTCGAGGCGCCCGGAACCGTGTCCGCGCGCCACGTAGCGCCGCCATCTACCGTGCGCAGGAACGTGCCGCCGCTGCCGCTGGCCCACGCCACGTCGCGGCTCACCACGCTCAAGCCGCGTAGCGACGCGGTGGTGCCGCTGGTCTGCATCGTCCACCCAAAGCCAGCGGAGGGCGACGGCTGTGCGGCGGGCGCGGCGCAGGAGGACAGCAGCGGAAGCGCGGCGATGAGAGAGCTTCGGGAGATGCGCATGTGCGGACGGAGTGTGAGGATGGAACGACTGGGCGGGTCAGAGGAGCGAGCCCTGAAGCGGTTCGAGAGTCTCCACGGCGTCGCCGATGGTGATCCAGCCTTCGCGGAGGACGCGGGCGTAGACGCGCGAGTCGCCGGGCGCGGCTTTCTGCGAGATGCGGTTGAAGCGCCCGTCGGCGAACGAGCCCGCGATGTTCTTGCACGGCACCGTGTAGGTGGTCACCTCCACCTCCGCTTCTGCTCCCAGGCGCAGGCGGACGCCCGGACGCACGAGAGGCCAGTCGATGCCGCTGACGGTGACGTTCTCGCCCGTGGTGCCGGGGGCGATGGGGTGACCCTCGGTGCGCAGGCGGCCGATCACCTCCAGCGAGTACAGGCAGACGGCGCGGTTGGGGCCGCCGTGGAAGAGCCGGTTCTTCTGCCGGTCGCCCACGATGCCGGCCTGCGTGACGAGCG
The genomic region above belongs to Longimicrobiaceae bacterium and contains:
- a CDS encoding YCF48-related protein — translated: MQTSGTTASLRGLSVVSRDVAWASGSGGTFLRTVDGGATWRADTVPGASKLDFRDVQAFDERTAVLLTAGQPARIYRTEDGGRRWTVVHTEDAPAAFFDGMAFWDARNGIAFSDPVDGHFLIVTTGDGGRTWTRVPPESIPAPLAGEAAFAASGTAVSVHGSSDAWIATGGGRVARVLHTPDRGRTWSVAELPFAGNETSGAFSAAFRDGGTGVAVGGDYRREREGGDAARSTDGGRTWMAGGRVMPPGVREGVVYVPGARRPTVVAVGPGGSSWSVDDGATWMPIDTAGFHAVGFAAPDAGWAVGAGGRVARFTGALPGTTRP
- a CDS encoding MOSC domain-containing protein; protein product: MAGIIHQISTSDGGVPKLPVHQALVTQAGIVGDRQKNRLFHGGPNRAVCLYSLEVIGRLRTEGHPIAPGTTGENVTVSGIDWPLVRPGVRLRLGAEAEVEVTTYTVPCKNIAGSFADGRFNRISQKAAPGDSRVYARVLREGWITIGDAVETLEPLQGSLL